Proteins from one Cryptomeria japonica chromosome 4, Sugi_1.0, whole genome shotgun sequence genomic window:
- the LOC131061175 gene encoding nodulation receptor kinase-like gives MEPIGARSVARSSKSDLVAAQLHKNIVSGVDQMKREHGFQSVQFDGSSNDSFDLFMLDVMGSSESRCVPDVGSEATVRIGSDVYGKNQNDQHRLAIEYTEDIKTSTNNYSTLIGKGSFGSVFYGRLSGYEAAVKIHKADSNQGQKEFQNEVAMLSRIYHKNLVNLIGYCRQPILALVYEYMPFGTLIDHVYGIAKLETPLDWHTRLNIARQAADGKLFVAAAVVFVKRYFATSALNEKSDVYSFGVAHKLLSCGKIDELMDPSLGGRYNVESASKVAEIAYMCVEEESRNRPKMSAVVKELEEAVTLASDENNCSASHTVASFNTGDMPSLSC, from the exons ATGGAGCCCATTGGTGCAAGGTCTGTAGCTCGAAGCTCAAAATCAGATCTCGTGGCAGCCCAATTGCATAAAAATATTGTATCCGGTGTTGATCAAATGAAGAGAGAACATGGGTTTCAATCTGTCCAGTTTGATGGCAGTAGTAATGATTCATTTGATTTGTTTATGTTGGATGTCATGGGGTCGAGTGAGAGTCGATGTGTTCCAGATGTGGGCAGCGAGGCAACTGTGAGAATTGGGAGTGATGTTT ATGGaaaaaatcaaaatgatcaacacaGGCTGGCTATAGAATACACAGAAGATATTAAAACTTCTACCAATAACTATTCCACACTCATTGGTAAGGGAAGCTTTGGATCTGTATTTTATGGCAGACTTTCAGGATATGAAGCTGCGGTCAAAATACATAAGGCTGACTCTAATCAAGGCCAGAAAGAATTCCAGAATGAG GTAGCCATGCTGTCAAGAATATATCACAAGAATCTTGTGAATCTTATTGGGTATTGCAGACAACCCATATTGGCATTAGTCTATGAATACATGCCGTTTGGAACATTAATTGATCATGTATATG GCATAGCCAAATTGGAAACTCCACTGGATTGGCATACGAGACTCAATATTGCTCGACAAGCCGCGGACGGTAAGCTGTTTGTGGCAGCAGCAGTTGTTTTTGTAAAACG ATACTTTGCAACATCAGCGTTAAATGAGAAGAGCGATGTTTACAGTTTTGGAGTG GCACACAAGCTGCTTTCATGTGGCAAAATAGACGAGCTTATGGATCCTTCATTGGGCGGTCGATATAACGTAGAATCAGCTTCGAAAGTTGCAGAGATAGCATACATGTGCGTGGAAGAGGAATCAAGGAATAGACCCAAAATGAGTGCGGTGGTGAAAGAATTGGAAGAAGCTGTGACGCTTGCATCTGATGAGAACAATTGTTCTGCTTCACATACTGTGGCCTCTTTTAATACTGGTGACATGCCCAGCCTTAG CTGTTGA